Proteins from one Bombus pyrosoma isolate SC7728 linkage group LG16, ASM1482585v1, whole genome shotgun sequence genomic window:
- the LOC122576281 gene encoding elongation of very long chain fatty acids protein 6 — protein MNKVDYMEVTVPNYSYVFNFEETFIHMDTKIWMTKNWTNCFYYCGIYMILIFGGQHYMSNRPKFELRGILALWNTLLATFSIIGFTRTAPELIHVLRHYGFYHSVCIPSFIEQDCVSGFWTWMFVLSKLPELGDTIFIVLRKQPLIFLHWYHHITVLLYSWFSYSEYTASARWFVVMNYFVHSIMYTYYALKAMRYRPPKGIAMLITTLQLAQMVIGCLINISAHQYLESGQIDCHITRVNVKLSLLMYFSYFVLFAKFFQKSYLSKSNNKVGKKVYTNGTVEYDKLKVN, from the exons ATGAATAAAGTGGATTATATGGAGGTCACTGTACCTAACTATTCATATGTCTTCAATTTCGAAGAGACATTCATTCATATGGATACTAAGATATGGATGACGAAGAATTGGACAAACTGTTTTTACTATTGTGGCATTTACATGATCCTAATTTTTGGAGGACAGCACTACATGTCGAATAGACCAAAGTTTGAACTGAGAGGCATACTCGCACTATGGAACACACTGCTTGCAACGTTCTCTATTATTGGGTTTACTAGAACAGCACCAGAGTTGATCCACGTGTTAAGGCATTATGGGTTTTACCATAGTGTTTGCATACCTAG CTTCATTGAACAAGACTGTGTGTCTGGTTTCTGGACGTGGATGTTTGTCTTGTCGAAGCTTCCAGAACTTGGCGACACAATCTTCATCGTGCTACGGAAACAGCCACTAATCTTTTTACATTGGTATCATCATATAACGGTTCTTCTGTACTCGTGGTTCTCATACTCGGAATACACAGCATCAGCCAGGTGGTTTGTCGTAATGAATTACTTTGTTCACTCcataatgtatacatattacgCTTTGAAAGCAATGCGATATAGACCACCAAAGGGGATCGCCATGCTGATCACTACGCTACAATTAGCACAAATGGTTATTGGTTGccttataaatatttcggCTCACCAGTACCTGGAAAGTGGCCAAATCGATTGCCACATCACGCGTGTCAACGTCAAACTTAGTCTGCTCATGTACTTCAGCTATTTCGTACTCTTCGCTAAATTTTTCCAGAAGAGTTATCTGTCTAAATCTAATAACAAAGTAGGAAAGAAGGTTTACACTAATGGAACAGTGGAGTATGATAAGCTCAAGGTTAATTAA